Proteins from a genomic interval of Clostridium sp. M62/1:
- a CDS encoding 2-hydroxyacid dehydrogenase, which produces MTKVVLAGNYPAHTYERLKTMLENLDCTLTKVETEEEYQKMTDAEIMVLRIFKARQDVIERNKGLKMIIRWGAGFDSVDIEAAGKNGVVVANTPGANAPAVSELAVMLMLAVGRHLIDHMDSLRKGVWSKNTYINQSYTLNRKLVGIIGAGNIGRQTAKKAQAFGAEIQYYDPFRLSPEREQELGLRYVPLETLLKTSDVISLHVPLTDSNRHMIGAEEISQMKDGAILVNTARGGLVDDQALAEAVRSGKLAGAGLDVVENEPLKEDDSLLTTPGIVVTPHVGGGTADIGDEILPMLAKEIERVINGQMPEHAVNLEYLKK; this is translated from the coding sequence ATGACAAAGGTTGTGCTGGCCGGCAATTATCCGGCTCATACATATGAAAGACTGAAAACCATGCTTGAAAATCTGGACTGCACACTTACAAAGGTGGAGACAGAGGAAGAGTATCAGAAGATGACAGATGCCGAAATTATGGTTCTCAGGATCTTCAAGGCAAGGCAGGATGTTATCGAGAGGAACAAGGGGTTAAAGATGATTATCCGCTGGGGAGCCGGTTTTGACTCGGTGGATATTGAAGCGGCAGGAAAGAACGGTGTCGTGGTGGCCAATACGCCCGGCGCCAACGCTCCGGCGGTATCGGAGCTGGCCGTTATGCTGATGCTGGCGGTAGGACGCCATCTCATCGATCACATGGACAGTCTGAGAAAAGGTGTCTGGAGCAAAAACACCTATATCAATCAGTCCTATACCCTGAACAGAAAGCTGGTAGGAATTATAGGAGCCGGAAATATCGGGCGTCAGACCGCAAAGAAGGCCCAGGCCTTTGGAGCGGAGATTCAGTACTATGACCCGTTCCGCCTGTCTCCAGAGCGGGAGCAGGAGCTTGGGCTTCGCTATGTGCCGCTGGAGACGCTCTTAAAGACCTCCGATGTGATTTCTCTTCATGTGCCGCTTACAGACAGCAACCGCCATATGATCGGCGCAGAGGAGATCAGTCAGATGAAGGACGGGGCAATTCTCGTCAACACGGCAAGAGGCGGCCTGGTAGACGATCAGGCGCTGGCTGAGGCAGTGCGCAGCGGAAAGCTGGCAGGAGCAGGACTGGACGTTGTGGAAAACGAGCCGCTGAAGGAAGACGATAGTCTCCTCACGACGCCGGGGATTGTGGTGACGCCTCACGTGGGAGGGGGAACCGCAGATATCGGCGATGAAATCCTGCCGATGCTGGCGAAAGAGATAGAAAGAGTCATAAACGGCCAGATGCCGGAGCATGCGGTAAATCTTGAATATCTGAAAAAATAG
- the treR gene encoding trehalose operon repressor produces the protein MSSKYVQVYNTLKKQIESGEYAIGEEFPSEGELQSRFQVSRDTVRKSLGMLENQGYIRKSRGRVAVVMERGEGNFPFAEILSFKELNTQLKRKTETEVENLEILSDPELIFRLFEDDEEKEIYDLVRVRRIGGERVIIDHDYFKRSIVKNLPLRACRESVYEYLEGEAGLKIGYAAKEIVVEEATDQDRRYLDLKQYGLVVVVRSYTYTRDNRLFQYTESRHRPDQFRFVEIAQRKK, from the coding sequence ATGTCCAGCAAATACGTACAGGTTTACAATACACTGAAAAAGCAGATCGAGAGCGGAGAGTATGCCATCGGGGAGGAATTTCCGTCAGAGGGAGAGCTTCAGAGCCGGTTTCAGGTTTCCAGGGACACAGTCAGAAAATCCCTGGGAATGCTGGAAAATCAGGGCTATATCAGGAAATCCAGAGGACGCGTGGCCGTTGTGATGGAAAGAGGGGAGGGGAATTTTCCCTTTGCGGAGATTCTCAGCTTTAAGGAGCTGAACACACAGCTGAAGAGAAAGACGGAGACAGAGGTTGAGAATCTGGAAATCCTCTCCGACCCCGAGCTGATTTTCCGCCTGTTTGAGGATGACGAGGAGAAGGAGATCTATGATCTGGTGCGGGTGCGCAGGATAGGGGGCGAGAGGGTCATTATCGACCACGACTACTTCAAGAGAAGCATTGTGAAGAACCTTCCCCTCAGAGCCTGCCGGGAGTCGGTCTATGAGTACCTGGAGGGGGAGGCAGGACTGAAAATCGGCTATGCAGCCAAGGAGATTGTGGTGGAGGAAGCAACGGATCAGGACAGGAGGTATCTGGATCTGAAGCAGTACGGTCTGGTGGTTGTTGTACGAAGCTATACGTATACCAGGGATAACAGGCTGTTCCAGTACACAGAGTCAAGGCACAGGCCGGATCAGTTCCGGTTTGTGGAAATCGCACAAAGAAAGAAGTGA